Proteins encoded within one genomic window of Aquarana catesbeiana isolate 2022-GZ linkage group LG03, ASM4218655v1, whole genome shotgun sequence:
- the MAPK6 gene encoding mitogen-activated protein kinase 6, with the protein MAEKFESLMNIHGFDLGSRYVDLKPLGYGGNGLVFSAVDNDCDKRVAVKKIVLTDPQSVKHALREIKIIRRLDHENIVKVFETLGPNGSCLTDDVSELTELNCVHIVQEYMETDLAKLLEQGPLREEHARLFMYQLLRGLKYIHSANVLHRDLKPANLFINTEDLVVRIGDFGLARIMDPHYSHKGHLSEGLVTKWYRSPRLLLSPNNYTKAIDMWAAGCIFAEMLTGKTLFAGAHELEQMQLILESIPVVHEEDRQELLNVIPIFIKKDMTAPHTPLTQLLPGISPEALDFLEQILTFSPMDRLTAEEALSHPYLSIYSFPLDEPISHHPFHIEDEVDDILLMDDNHSHVDNWERYHDSQYSDHDWPIHNNFEADEVQRDPRALSDGSDEEEVQVDPRKYLDGEREKYLEDPAFDHYFSAEPSWPHPNHHENKYCDLECSHTCNYKIRSSPYLDNLVWRESEVNHYYEPKLIINLSNWKEQNKEKLDKKGKSKCEKNGLVKAQIALEEASQQLVEKEREKRKEFDFDSFIAGTIQLSLQDDSSSVDKLNDLNSSVMQLEYKSLISKSVSLEKQEKGMVNLAQLGVRNQNSWDSQIVTGEDCFLKDQFCCEVRKDDHNQKENTYTGYLDNLFSRKEEPELSDPEPADEGKDSHKENEEGLPNFSDDIILSKQLDCIGIPQFHNPVGSPLKSIQATLTPSAMKSSPQTPHKAYSSILKHLN; encoded by the exons ATGGCAGAAAAGTTTGAAAGCCTCATGAACATTCATGGGTTTGATTTGGGCTCTCGATACGTGGACTTAAAACCCCTCGGCTATGGTGGTAATGGCTTAGTTTTTTCTGCTGTTGATAATGACTGTGATAAGCGAGTGGCTGTGAAGAAAATTGTCCTGACTGACCCTCAGAGTGTCAAACATGCTCTGCGGGAGATCAAAATTATCCGAAGACTTGATCATGAAAACATTGTTAAAGTATTTGAAACTCTCGGCCCTAACGGAAGTTGCCTGACGGATGATGTGAGCGAGTTAACTGAGCTGAACTGTGTGCATATTGTTCAGGAGTATATGGAGACCGATCTAGCCAAGCTTCTAGAGCAAGGCCCACTTCGTGAAGAGCATGCTAGGCTCTTTATGTACCAGCTGCTACGTGGGCTTAAATATATCCACTCGGCTAATGTGCTGCATCGAGACCTTAAGCCAGCAAACCTGTTCATAAACACTGAAGATTTGGTTGTAAGAATCGGAGATTTCGGTCTTGCACGGATCATGGATCCCCATTATTCCCACAAG GGACACCTTTCTGAAGGACTTGTCACCAAATGGTACCGATCTCCACGCCTTTTACTTTCACCAAATAACTACACTAAGGCTATTGATATGTGGGCAGCTGGGTGCATCTTTGCTGAAATGCTGACTGGAAAAACCCTTTTTGCAG GTGCACATGAACTTGAACAGATGCAGCTAATTCTGGAGTCTATACCTGTTGTTCATGAAGAAGATAGACAAGAGCTTCTCAACGTTATCCCAATCTTTATCAAAAAGGATATGACCGCGCCACATACTCCTTTAACACAGCTACTTCCTGGGATCAGTCCTGAAG CTCTAGACTTCCTGGAGCAAATTCTGACATTTAGTCCTATGGACAGACTAACGGCAGAAGAAGCTTTGTCCCACCCATATTTGAGCATCTATTCTTTCCCTTTGGATGAGCCAATTTCACACCATCCTTTTCACATTGAAGATGAGGTAGATGATATATTATTGATGGATGACAACCACAGCCATGTCGATAATTGGGAAAG ATATCATGACAGCCAGTATTCTGACCATGATTGGCCTATCCATAATAATTTTGAAGCTGATGAAGTTCAACGTGATCCAAGGGCTCTTTCGGATGGAAGTGATGAGGAAGAGGTTCAGGTGGATCCACGCAAATATCTGGATGGAGAGCGAGAAAAATATCTGGAAGATCCTGCATTTGATCATTACTTCTCTGCTGAGCCTTCTTGGCCACACCCAAATCACCATGAGAATAAATATTGTGATCTTGAGTGCAGCCATACCTGTAACTACAAAATTAGGTCCTCACCTTACCTAGATAACTTAGTGTGGAGGGAGAGTGAGGTCAACCATTATTATGAGCCAAAACTTATTATCAATCTTTCCAACTGGAAGGAGCAAAATAAAGAGAAGCTAGATAAGAAGGGGAAATCAAAATGTGAAAAGAATGGTTTAGTGAAGGCGCAGATAGCCCTTGAAGAAGCATCACAGCAGCTAGttgaaaaagaaagggaaaaacgcAAGGAGTTTGACTTTGATTCTTTCATAGCAGGTACTATTCAGCTTAGTCTGCAAGATGATTCTTCCAGTGTTGACAAGCTGAATGACTTGAATAGCTCGGTAATGCAACTTGAATACAAGTCCTTAATATCGAAGTCTGTAAGCCTGGAAAAACAAGAGAAAGGCATGGTCAACCTAGCACAGTTGGGTGTGCGAAACCAAAATTCTTGGGACAGTCAAATCGTAACTGGTGAAGACTGCTTCCTAAAAGATCAGTTTTGTTGTGAAGTAAGGAAAGATGATCACAATCAGAAGGAAAACACTTATACAGGTTACCTAGACAACTTGTTCAGTAGAAAGGAAGAGCCAGAATTGTCAGACCCTGAGCCAGCAGACGAAGGAAAAGATAGCCACAAGGAAAATGAGGAAGGCTTACCAAATTTTAGTGACGACATCATCCTTAGTAAGCAGCTGGATTGCATAGGGATTCCCCAGTTTCACAATCCTGTTGGCTCACCCCTCAAATCAATACAAGCCACATTGACGCCTTCTGCAATGAAATCCTCTCCTCAAACACCCCACAAAGCCTACAGCAGCATTCTAAAACATTTAAACTAA